A window from Geothermobacter ehrlichii encodes these proteins:
- a CDS encoding GTP-binding protein — translation MSKEKFERTKPHVNIGTIGHVDHGKTTLTAA, via the coding sequence ATGTCCAAGGAAAAATTCGAGAGAACAAAGCCCCATGTCAACATTGGCACCATCGGCCACGTTGACCACGGGAAGACGACTCTGACCGCTGCCAT